A DNA window from Accipiter gentilis chromosome 30, bAccGen1.1, whole genome shotgun sequence contains the following coding sequences:
- the HLX gene encoding H2.0-like homeobox protein isoform X1 — MYTAGLAPFYASNFSLWSAAYCSASGPAAGGCFPLDAAAAKKPSFCIADILHAGGEAAGGSADSLPGGPGTGMPATLGAVHHGGAFHHAAASPLRPTPVVAPDAPAAAFPPRLSPLSAAYHSHHHRPPQHRSPAAAAAAAAAAAAAGGGGAPAPAPAPAPARLPGGHTHGSAPAPASKDLKFGIDRILSAEFDPKVKEGNTLRDLTSLLTTSRQTGVHLPNLQPAAGQFFASLDPINEASAILGPLNTNPRSSVQHQFQDTFPGPYAVLTKDTLPQTYKRKRSWSRAVFSNLQRKGLEKRFEIQKYVTKPDRKQLAAMLGLTDAQVKVWFQNRRMKWRHSKEAQAQKDKEPPPEPEPEPAAQRPGAPTAAAAAAGEPERSPSRSEGDSDSSDADSLDMAPSDTERTEGAERSLPAAGLGKSSGSPGLPSPPPPPPPPPPPPAAASPEPRSGL; from the exons ATGTACACGGCCGGGCTGGCTCCTTTCTACGCCTCCAACTTCAGCTTGTGGTCAGCGGCGTACTGCTCGGCATCGGGGCCGGCAGCCGGCGGCTGCTTCCCTCTGGACGCCGCGGCGGCGAAGAAGCCGTCCTTCTGCATCGCCGACATCCTCCACGCCGGCGGCGAAGCGGCGGGAGGATCCGCCGACAGCCTGCCCGGAGGTCCCGGCACCGGGATGCCGGCGACTCTGGGAGCCGTCCATCACGGCGGTGCCTTCCACCAcgccgccgcctcgccgctcCGGCCCACGCCCGTCGTGGCCCCCgacgcccccgccgccgccttcccgccGCGCCTCTCGCCGCTCTCCGCCGCCTACCACTcccaccaccaccgccccccgCAGCACCGgtcccccgcggcggcggcggcggcggcggcggcggcggcggcggcgggcggcggaggcgccccggccccggccccggccccggcccccgcccggctgccgggcggccaCACGCACGGCTCGGCGCCGGCGCCCGCCAGCAAGGACCTGAAATTCGGCATCGACCGCATTTTATCGGCGGAGTTTGACCCCAAAGTCAAGGAAGGCAACACGCTGAGAG ATCTGACCTCCTTATTAACTACCAGCCGCCAAACTGGGGTTCATCTCCCCAACTTGCAGCCTGCCGCCGGCCAGTTCTTCGCGTCTCTAGACCCCATTAACGAGGCCTCTGCTATTCTGGGTCCCTTAAACACAAACCCAAGGAGCTCAGTTCAGCACCAGTTTCAAGACACTTTTCCAG GTCCGTACGCAGTTTTAACCAAGGACACGCTGCCCCAGACGTACAAGAGGAAACGCTCCTGGTCCAGGGCTGTTTTTTCCAACCTGCAGAGGAAAGGTTTAGAAAAACGCTTCGAAATCCAGAAATATGTCACCAAACCGGACAGAAAGCAACTGGCGGCAATGCTGGGGCTGACAGATGCTCAA GTGAAGGTGTGGTTCCAGAACCGGCGGATGAAATGGCGGCACTCCAAGGAGGCGCAGGCCCAGAAGGACAAggagccgccgccggagccggagccggagccggcggcCCAGCGACCCGGCGCAccgaccgccgccgccgccgccgccggggagccCGAGCGCAGCCCCAGCCGCTCCGAGGGCGACAGCGACAGCAGCGACGCCGACTCCCTCGACATGGCCCCCAGCGACACGGAACGGACTGAGGGAGCCGAGCGGAGCCTGCCCGCCGCCGGGCTCGGCAAGTCCTccggcagccccggcctcccctccccgccgccgccgccgccgccgccgccgccgccgcccgccgccgccagccccgagCCGCGGAGCGGCCTATAG
- the HLX gene encoding H2.0-like homeobox protein isoform X3, translated as MYTAGLAPFYASNFSLWSAAYCSASGPAAGGCFPLDAAAAKKPSFCIADILHAGGEAAGGSADSLPGGPGTGMPATLGAVHHGGAFHHAAASPLRPTPVVAPDAPAAAFPPRLSPLSAAYHSHHHRPPQHRSPAAAAAAAAAAAAAGGGGAPAPAPAPAPARLPGGHTHGSAPAPASKDLKFGIDRILSAEFDPKVKEGNTLRDLTSLLTTSRQTGVHLPNLQPAAGQFFASLDPINEASAILGPLNTNPRSSVQHQFQDTFPGPYAVLTKDTLPQTYKRKRSWSRAVFSNLQRKGLEKRFEIQKYVTKPDRKQLAAMLGLTDAQENPSEGLRERAPKSLSSPTPPQTIYNVKYFANVLIGCNVLLRIIRPRNTALTKIYKYIYIYLL; from the exons ATGTACACGGCCGGGCTGGCTCCTTTCTACGCCTCCAACTTCAGCTTGTGGTCAGCGGCGTACTGCTCGGCATCGGGGCCGGCAGCCGGCGGCTGCTTCCCTCTGGACGCCGCGGCGGCGAAGAAGCCGTCCTTCTGCATCGCCGACATCCTCCACGCCGGCGGCGAAGCGGCGGGAGGATCCGCCGACAGCCTGCCCGGAGGTCCCGGCACCGGGATGCCGGCGACTCTGGGAGCCGTCCATCACGGCGGTGCCTTCCACCAcgccgccgcctcgccgctcCGGCCCACGCCCGTCGTGGCCCCCgacgcccccgccgccgccttcccgccGCGCCTCTCGCCGCTCTCCGCCGCCTACCACTcccaccaccaccgccccccgCAGCACCGgtcccccgcggcggcggcggcggcggcggcggcggcggcggcggcgggcggcggaggcgccccggccccggccccggccccggcccccgcccggctgccgggcggccaCACGCACGGCTCGGCGCCGGCGCCCGCCAGCAAGGACCTGAAATTCGGCATCGACCGCATTTTATCGGCGGAGTTTGACCCCAAAGTCAAGGAAGGCAACACGCTGAGAG ATCTGACCTCCTTATTAACTACCAGCCGCCAAACTGGGGTTCATCTCCCCAACTTGCAGCCTGCCGCCGGCCAGTTCTTCGCGTCTCTAGACCCCATTAACGAGGCCTCTGCTATTCTGGGTCCCTTAAACACAAACCCAAGGAGCTCAGTTCAGCACCAGTTTCAAGACACTTTTCCAG GTCCGTACGCAGTTTTAACCAAGGACACGCTGCCCCAGACGTACAAGAGGAAACGCTCCTGGTCCAGGGCTGTTTTTTCCAACCTGCAGAGGAAAGGTTTAGAAAAACGCTTCGAAATCCAGAAATATGTCACCAAACCGGACAGAAAGCAACTGGCGGCAATGCTGGGGCTGACAGATGCTCAA GAAAATCCGAGCGAGGGACTCCGAGAACGTGCTCCGAAATCCCTCTCTTCCCCAACCCCTCCCCAGACAATTTACAATGTGAAGTATTTTGCCAACGTCCTCATCGGTTGCAACGTGTTGCTTCGAATAATCCGGCCAAGAAATACTGCACtgacaaaaatatataaatatatatatatatatctcctgtaa
- the HLX gene encoding H2.0-like homeobox protein isoform X2 — MYTAGLAPFYASNFSLWSAAYCSASGPAAGGCFPLDAAAAKKPSFCIADILHAGGEAAGGSADSLPGGPGTGMPATLGAVHHGGAFHHAAASPLRPTPVVAPDAPAAAFPPRLSPLSAAYHSHHHRPPQHRSPAAAAAAAAAAAAAGGGGAPAPAPAPAPARLPGGHTHGSAPAPASKDLKFGIDRILSAEFDPKVKEGNTLRGPYAVLTKDTLPQTYKRKRSWSRAVFSNLQRKGLEKRFEIQKYVTKPDRKQLAAMLGLTDAQVKVWFQNRRMKWRHSKEAQAQKDKEPPPEPEPEPAAQRPGAPTAAAAAAGEPERSPSRSEGDSDSSDADSLDMAPSDTERTEGAERSLPAAGLGKSSGSPGLPSPPPPPPPPPPPPAAASPEPRSGL, encoded by the exons ATGTACACGGCCGGGCTGGCTCCTTTCTACGCCTCCAACTTCAGCTTGTGGTCAGCGGCGTACTGCTCGGCATCGGGGCCGGCAGCCGGCGGCTGCTTCCCTCTGGACGCCGCGGCGGCGAAGAAGCCGTCCTTCTGCATCGCCGACATCCTCCACGCCGGCGGCGAAGCGGCGGGAGGATCCGCCGACAGCCTGCCCGGAGGTCCCGGCACCGGGATGCCGGCGACTCTGGGAGCCGTCCATCACGGCGGTGCCTTCCACCAcgccgccgcctcgccgctcCGGCCCACGCCCGTCGTGGCCCCCgacgcccccgccgccgccttcccgccGCGCCTCTCGCCGCTCTCCGCCGCCTACCACTcccaccaccaccgccccccgCAGCACCGgtcccccgcggcggcggcggcggcggcggcggcggcggcggcggcgggcggcggaggcgccccggccccggccccggccccggcccccgcccggctgccgggcggccaCACGCACGGCTCGGCGCCGGCGCCCGCCAGCAAGGACCTGAAATTCGGCATCGACCGCATTTTATCGGCGGAGTTTGACCCCAAAGTCAAGGAAGGCAACACGCTGAGAG GTCCGTACGCAGTTTTAACCAAGGACACGCTGCCCCAGACGTACAAGAGGAAACGCTCCTGGTCCAGGGCTGTTTTTTCCAACCTGCAGAGGAAAGGTTTAGAAAAACGCTTCGAAATCCAGAAATATGTCACCAAACCGGACAGAAAGCAACTGGCGGCAATGCTGGGGCTGACAGATGCTCAA GTGAAGGTGTGGTTCCAGAACCGGCGGATGAAATGGCGGCACTCCAAGGAGGCGCAGGCCCAGAAGGACAAggagccgccgccggagccggagccggagccggcggcCCAGCGACCCGGCGCAccgaccgccgccgccgccgccgccggggagccCGAGCGCAGCCCCAGCCGCTCCGAGGGCGACAGCGACAGCAGCGACGCCGACTCCCTCGACATGGCCCCCAGCGACACGGAACGGACTGAGGGAGCCGAGCGGAGCCTGCCCGCCGCCGGGCTCGGCAAGTCCTccggcagccccggcctcccctccccgccgccgccgccgccgccgccgccgccgccgcccgccgccgccagccccgagCCGCGGAGCGGCCTATAG